Within the Thalassoglobus sp. JC818 genome, the region CTTGCGGGTAACGGCACTCATGTTGGCGATCGCTACCGGCGTCGCTCCCATTCCGAGTCCGCAGAATCCACCGACGATCACAGCTGCGTCGTAGTCTTTGCCCATCGCTCGAAAGATGACGAGAATTCCAAACAACGCGATCACGACAACTTGAATTATCAAGACAAGAATGATCGTGCCGAAGGAACTCGCAAGCGATGAGAGATCCATGCTCATCAAACTCATCGCCAGAAACAATTGAAGGGCCACTTCGCCGACTTTGTCGAAGAAAGCAAGCGGCAATGGCTTTTGAAATGTGTCTGCCAAATTAGTGATAACGATTCCCACCATCATTGCAGTCAGGAACCCCGGTAACTTGATGTCGTTGGAAAAGAGCCACGCATTCACGACTTCGCCGAATGAAAGGCACAAGGCCAGGACCAACATGACTCGCAGCGCAAGATTCAAGGAGTAGGGCTCACAAGACTCTGACTCTTCAGAGCTGCTTGCATGGCCAGCTGTGCTTTCGGGGACGAGGTTGTTTCGCTTGATCAACCATTCAGCGACTGGCCCGCCGATCACTCCTCCGGCGACTAAACCGAATGTCGCGAACGCGATTCCGATTAAATCCGCATTCGGCAGACCCGCAGCTTCCGCTTCTTTTCCCCAAGCAATCGCCGTTCCATGTCCGCCAGCGAGTGACACACTTCCCGCGAAGAGACCGTATGCCGGATGCGATCCGATGGCTTTCATGACCATCACACCGACGAAGTCCTGAATCACAAGAAAAACGCCGGCGCATATGACCATTACTCCGAGAGACTTCCCGCCCGCTGCGAGGCGACCAAACTTGGCAGAGATTCCAATCGTGGTGAAGAACACCATCAAGAGGGTGTCACGAATTGTCATTTCAAACACGATTTCGGGACCACCCAAAGCTCCGAGTGCCGCAACGAACAGGCTGCACAGCAATCCACCAGTCACAGCGATCGGGATGCTGTACTTCTGTAAAATCGAAACAGACTGAGTGATGCGGTTCCCCACCCACAGCACCGCGATGGCGACGATGACAACATCGACGCCGGTCACCTGAATCTCACTCATGGATTCGTTTGCCTTTGGTTTGAATGTCTTTGTCTAACGGGACAGGCAGTTACTTCATCGCAGCAATGAGCAAACGCTTGATGCTACCTCGAAAGCGATGACAGTCGTCACAGATCCTCATTCAACTTCCGTTGGACGGTATCCTGATGAGGTATTCAGACTTTGACAACCAAGCAATCTTAGGATTGTGAAACGACAATCCTCGCCCGTGCTTGCTTGCCCGGTAGATTCTCAATCGAAGCATTGTTACAACGAAGCGAGTGAGTTCGCCTATCAAGCTTTGGTTGTTCCGAACTTCCGACGTTTGAAGATCCCATCTTGGTTGACTTACGACCAGTTCTGGTTGCCGACACAAATCGTTTCCAATGAAAGTCCGGGGAAAGCATGATGTCGATGATGCAATTCCGATGCTGTCTCGCTGCACTCTTTTTCATACTGGCTGCACATGGGCCGGAGTCTTTTGGGCAAACGCAACTCCCTCAACCAGATCCGCCCTTTGACGGAAAAGTTGGAGAAACGTTGAGCGATTCGACTCCATCTTACCCACAGCCACTTCGGGCTCGTGAGGGTTCTCCAAACGTGCTTATCATTCTTCTCGACGATGTCGGGTTTGGGATGTGTTCTCCGTTTGGCGGTTCCGTGCAGACGCCGAATCTGCAGCGACTGGCTGACAACGGATTGACATACACACGATTTCATACAACGGCACTATGTAGTCCGACACGAG harbors:
- the gltS gene encoding sodium/glutamate symporter; amino-acid sequence: MSEIQVTGVDVVIVAIAVLWVGNRITQSVSILQKYSIPIAVTGGLLCSLFVAALGALGGPEIVFEMTIRDTLLMVFFTTIGISAKFGRLAAGGKSLGVMVICAGVFLVIQDFVGVMVMKAIGSHPAYGLFAGSVSLAGGHGTAIAWGKEAEAAGLPNADLIGIAFATFGLVAGGVIGGPVAEWLIKRNNLVPESTAGHASSSEESESCEPYSLNLALRVMLVLALCLSFGEVVNAWLFSNDIKLPGFLTAMMVGIVITNLADTFQKPLPLAFFDKVGEVALQLFLAMSLMSMDLSSLASSFGTIILVLIIQVVVIALFGILVIFRAMGKDYDAAVIVGGFCGLGMGATPVAIANMSAVTRKYGPSFKAFLVVPLVGAFFIDVLNAMVIKFFVGLPIMQQPL